The Agromyces mariniharenae genome includes a window with the following:
- a CDS encoding FhaA domain-containing protein: MGLLDNFEKGLERAVNGAFAKTFRSGLQPVEITAALKREIDTKAAVVSRDRVLVPNTFTVRMSPTDHDRMAGLGPALIDELTDLVQKHAASQRFQFAGGISIALQPDPGLSEGMVQVDSRNVKGQVAWTPVLDVGGKRYPILKGRTVIGRGSDADLTLDDSGASRRHAEVQWDGTRARVRDLGSTNGTQLNGAPVREAVLEPDAVITIGRSRIVFRVLAQASAPAGHGADPATQRHDMGGFWGPGE; the protein is encoded by the coding sequence ACGGCGCATTCGCGAAGACCTTCCGCTCGGGGCTGCAGCCCGTGGAGATCACGGCGGCGCTGAAGCGCGAGATCGACACGAAGGCGGCGGTCGTCTCGCGCGACCGCGTGCTCGTGCCGAACACGTTCACCGTGCGCATGTCGCCGACCGACCACGACCGCATGGCGGGCCTCGGCCCGGCCCTCATCGACGAGCTCACCGACCTCGTGCAGAAGCACGCCGCCAGCCAGCGCTTCCAGTTCGCGGGCGGCATCTCGATCGCGCTCCAGCCCGATCCGGGCCTCTCCGAGGGGATGGTGCAGGTCGACTCCCGCAACGTGAAGGGCCAGGTCGCCTGGACGCCCGTGCTCGACGTGGGCGGCAAGCGCTACCCGATCCTGAAGGGCCGCACGGTCATCGGCCGCGGCAGCGACGCCGACCTGACCCTCGACGACTCCGGCGCCTCGCGTCGTCACGCCGAGGTGCAGTGGGACGGCACGCGCGCCCGCGTGCGCGACCTCGGCTCGACGAACGGCACCCAGCTCAACGGCGCGCCCGTGCGCGAGGCCGTGCTCGAGCCCGACGCCGTCATCACCATCGGCCGCTCGCGGATCGTGTTCCGCGTGCTGGCCCAGGCCTCCGCGCCCGCCGGCCATGGCGCCGACCCCGCCACGCAGCGCCACGACATGGGCGGGTTCTGGGGGCCCGGCGAATGA